From the Astatotilapia calliptera chromosome 6, fAstCal1.2, whole genome shotgun sequence genome, one window contains:
- the LOC113023433 gene encoding uncharacterized protein LOC113023433 → MSLRSGRNYLKDYAAEELDEAAGGEQQPDVATQPATTQQRSQPFDTKSQQSRTSTRRSQRTSSSTASAAARAYAKAQAARAQLAFAEKEANAMKQRAELDAHLHVLQCQKAIAAAEAEASAYEEAEIQSGELYGELCEEAEPISTVHRTNEYVQQQCELLYPDTQHDSAQPPKGNCNEVDAQDSTQITNPFITNTQTKTPPVNRERKQEQTVNTGVVDTYWSNSTKHTPNLNNCVPESSEMQQFAKYLIRKELVSTGLLQFDDKPENYWAWKTSFISATKDLNLSPREELDLLTKWLGPTSSEQAKRIRAVHTLNPAAGAKMVWQRLEECYGSSEAIEDALLKKDLLTWTQLEESGK, encoded by the exons ATGAGTCTACGCTCAGGAAGAAATTACCTAAAAGACTACGCTGCTGAAGAGCTAGACGAAGCAGCCGGTGGTGAACAGCAACCAGACGTTGCCACTCAACCAGCTACAACGCAGCAACGGTCTCAACCATTCGACACCAAGTCGCAGCAATCCAGAACCTCGACAAGGCGTTCTCAACGGACATCCTCATCAacagcttctgcagctgcaaGGGCCTACGCCAAAGCTCAAGCAGCACGAGCTCAACTGGCCTTCGCTGAAAAGGAAGCTAATGCAATGAAACAGAGAGCTGAACTGGATGCTCATCTACATGTCCTCCAGTGCCAAAAAGCAATAGCCgcagctgaagcagaggccTCAGCCTATGAAGAAGCAGAGATTCAGAGCGGGGAGCTCTACGGAGAACTTTGTGAGGAAGCTGAGCCCATCAGTACAGTGCACCGCACTAATGAATATGTTCAACAACAATGTGAGTTACTCTACCCAGACACTCAGCACGACTCAGCACAGCCTCCTAAAGGAAATTGCAATGAAGTAGATGCACAAGACAGTACACAAATAACTAATCCTTTTATAACCAACACTCAGACGAAAACACCACCTGTAAATAGAGAAAGGAAACAGGAGCAAACAGTCAACACTGGTGTAGTCGACACGTACTGGTCCAACTCCACAAAGCACACCCCCAACCTTAACAACTGTGTACCTGAATCAAGTGAAATGCAACAGTTTGCAAAATACCTAATTCGCAAAGAACTAGTCAGCACAGGTCTTTTGCAATTTGATGACAAACCTGAAAACTATTGGGCATGGAAAACCTCATTCATCAGCGCAACCAAAGACCTAAATTTGTCTCCAAGAGAGGAATTAGACTTGCTAACAAAATGGTTGGGTCCAACATCATCCGAACAGGCTAAGCGCATTCGTGCTGTACACACCCTCAATCCTGCTGCAGGTGCGAAGATGGTCTGGCAACGCCTTGAAGAGTGCTACGGCTCATCTGAGGCTATTGAGGACGCACTCTTAAAAAAG GACTTGCTTACCTGGACACAGCTAGAGGAGTCAGGCAAATAG
- the LOC113024356 gene encoding uncharacterized protein LOC113024356 codes for MRNDPSFAMSKANTHVPSPTEKLRSYNRKPTVSAHKMDITAESDQNNLSPKKMEEPDRQCPIHKKPHPLKKCKLFRDKTIEERQAYLKEHHICYRCCGSVQHIAKNCKAMVKCIECDSLKHLSAMHPGPTPAPKSTTPGNNDNEEQIESSPSVESKCTEVCGQGDSPRSCSKISLVKVYPAGQKERAIKMYAVIDDQSNRSLVKSEFFSLFKINAKPTPYTLKTCSGREQTSGRRAVNFFLESLDGEVNIQLPPLIECDSVPDNRSEIPSPEIAQHHPHLLPVTDNIPPVDHHAPILLLLGRDVIRVHKVREQINGPNDAPYAQRLDLGWVIVGEVCLGKVHSQSEVNVYKTHTLDNGRASYFEPCPNTIHIKENYGVTMNATCITDDLGHSVFVRSEGDNKQAMSIDDRAFLTIMDSEVYQNQENSWVAPLPFRSQRRRLPDNREQALKRLCSLRKTLEKRPEMKDHYIQFMQKMLDNDQAEPAPPLPLNKEHWYLPTFGVYHPQKPQQIRVVFDSSAECDGISLNQVLLGGPDLNNSLLGVLLRFRKEPIALTADVQQMFYCFVVREDHRDYLRYLWYEDNDITKSIVEFRMKVHVFGNSPSPAVAIYCMRQAAQQGEREHGSDARQFVECQFYVDDGLTSVATPEEAINLLTRTQNMLAESNLRLHKVASNCSQVMEAFPVEDRAKDLKDLDLGVDPLPVQRSLGLCWNLQSDSFTYQVSNESKPFKRRGVLSTVNSLYDPLGFAAPIIMQGKALLRELSSDGKDWDTLLPPEKQERWDSWKDSLQVLENLQIPRCYSPGTLSTTKAKELCIFCDASTVAIGAVVYLRTVDSEGQCHTGFVMGKSKLAPRPAHTVPRLELCAAVLAVEMFELIRDELDIKVDNVTFYTDSRIVLGYIHNTSRRFYMYVANRVTRIRASTHPSQWHYVPSELNPLTLTVLQYSLQQCYERRR; via the coding sequence ATGAGGAATGACCCAAGCTTTGCTATGTCCAAGGCCAACACCCATGTCCCTTCTCCCACAGAAAAACTGAGGTCATATAATCGCAAACCTACTGTGTCAGCACACAAAATGGACATTACGGCAGAGTCGGACCAGAATAATCTCAGTCCAAAGAAAATGGAGGAACCGGATCGCCAGTGCCCAATCCACAAAAAACCACATCCACTCAAAAAGTGTAAGCTCTTTAGAGACAAAACTATTGAAGAAAGACAAGCCTATCTCAAAGAGCACCACATATGCTACAGATGCTGTGGGTCTGTCCAACACATTGCAAAAAACTGTAAAGCAATGGTTAAGTGTATTGAATGTGACAGCCTTAAACACTTATCTGCAATGCATCCTGGTCCTACTCCTGCCCCTAAGAGTACTACACCAGGAAACAACGACAATGAAGAGCAAATCGAGAGCTCACCTTCAGTCGAGTCGAAGTGCACAGAGGTATGTGGCCAAGGTGATAGCCCACGTTCATGTTCTAAGATCAGTTTGGTCAAAGTGTATCCCGCAGGCCAAAAAGAGAGAGCTATAAAAATGTATGCAGTAATAGATGATCAGTCCAACAGGTCACTGGTTAAGTCAGagtttttcagccttttcaaAATCAATGCCAAACCCACTCCATACACCTTAAAGACTTGCTCTGGCAGAGAACAAACCTCAGGTAGGAGAGCCGTAAACTTCTTCCTCGAGTCTTTGGATGGAGAAGTCAACATCCAGCTACCCCCTTTAATTGAATGTGACTCTGTGCCGGACAATAGATCTGAAATACCCTCTCCAGAGATTGCCCAGCATCACCCACATCTTCTTCCAGTGACAGATAACATCCCACCTGTCGACCACCACGCCCCAATCCTTTTACTCCTTGGAAGGGACGTCATCAGGGTCCATAAGGTACGTGAGCAAATCAACGGACCCAATGATGCACCATACGCCCAAAGGCTAGACCTGGGTTGGGTTATTGTGGGGGAGGTGTGTCTAGGAAAAGTGCACAGTCAGTCAGAGGTCAATGTCTATAAAACACACACCTTAGATAATGGACGTGCATCCTATTTTGAGCCTTGCCCAAACACAATTCACATTAAAGAGAATTATGGGGTCACTATGAATGCAACCTGCATCACAGACGATTTGGGACACTCTGTGTTTGTTAGATCTGAGGGTGATAACAAACAAGCCATGTCTATCGACGACAGAGCATTCCTGACAATAATGGACAGTGAAGTTTATCAAAACCAAGAGAACAGCTGGGTTGCACCTTTACCCTTTCGCTCACAGAGAAGGAGGCTCCCTGACAACCGAGAACAAGCCCTAAAACGCCTCTGCTCTCTCCGAAAGACTTTGGAAAAGAGACCAGAAATGAAAGATCACTACATCCAATTCATGCAGAAAATGTTGGATAACGACCAAGCCGAGCCTGCCCCTCCTCTGCCACTAAATAAAGAACATTGGTATCTGCCCACGTTTGGGGTATACCACCCACAGAAGCCACAACAAATACGAGTCGTGTTTGATTCAAGTGCAGAATGTGACGGAATTTCGCTCAATCAAGTGCTTCTTGGCGGACCTGATTTGAACAACTCCCTATTGGGAGTGCTGTTGCGCTTCCGCAAAGAGCCCATAGCCCTGACAGCCGATGTGCAGCAAATGTTTTACTGCTTCGTTGTGCGCGAAGACCACAGAGATTATTTGCGTTATCTGTGGTATGAGGACAATGACATTACAAAGAGCATAGTTGAGTTTAGAATGAAGGTCCACGTGTTTGGAAACAGCCCGTCACCCGCTGTTGCCATCTACTGCATGAGACAGGCAGCACAGCAGGGAGAACGAGAACACGGATCTGATGCAAGACAGTTTGTTGAGTGTCAGTTTTATGTTGACGATGGTCTCACATCAGTCGCCACGCCAGAGGAAGCAATCAACCTGCTCACAAGAACGCAAAACATGTTGGCAGAGTCTAACTTGCGCCTCCACAAGGTGGCATCAAACTGCAGTCAAGTCATGGAAGCTTTCCCTGTTGAGGATCGTGCAAAGGACCTGAAAGATTTAGACCTAGGAGTAGACCCTCTTCCAGTTCAGAGAAGCTTGGGACTCTGTTGGAACCTACAATCTGACAGCTTCACTTACCAGGTGTCAAATGAGAGCAAACCATTCAAACGGAGGGGAGTATTGTCGACAGTTAATAGCCTCTATGACCCTTTGGGATTTGCTGCTCCCATAATAATGCAGGGCAAAGCATTACTCAGAGAACTGTCATCTGATGGAAAAGACTGGGACACACTCTTACCCCCTGAGAAACAGGAGAGGTGGGACTCATGGAAAGACTCTTTGCAAGTCCTTGAGAACCTCCAAATACCAAGGTGCTACAGCCCAGGTACGTTAAGCACAACAAAAGCGAAAGAACTTTGTATTTTCTGTGATGCCTCCACTGTCGCTATAGGTGCAGTAGTCTATCTGCGTACAGTTGACAGTGAAGGACAGTGTCATACTGGGTTTGTGATGGGGAAGTCTAAACTCGCACCCCGCCCCGCACACACTGTACCACGCCTAGAACTATGTGCTGCTGTGCTTGCGGTGGAAATGTTTGAGCTCATCAGAGACGAGTTAGACATTAAAGTAGACAATGTGACTTTTTACACAGACAGTAGGATTGTGTTGGGGTACATACACAACACCTCCAGACGATTCTACATGTATGTTGCCAACAGGGTTACGCGCATTAGAGCATCCACCCATCCGAGTCAATGGCATTATGTACCAAGTGAGTTAAATCCACTGACCCTGACAGTCCTGCAGTACTCACTCCAGCAGTGCTACGAACGCAGAAGATGA